The proteins below come from a single Papaver somniferum cultivar HN1 chromosome 11, ASM357369v1, whole genome shotgun sequence genomic window:
- the LOC113324776 gene encoding uncharacterized protein LOC113324776: MKVADLLSNGNWSIPPEAQSIFSALNLPEGGNDEIIWNASLSGEFLVSAAVNKMRFKEGNVRWSKYLWNSYLHPSIASNVWKLIYGLYMDDEKMVSHGYDMVSQCCICENAEHNMHHLFWECDFSSNTWNWLVGTFQFAVPTSFEDIWKSAINKSPLVQQVWITTACSTMKELWFQKNRFFFDNIKPNISSFNNRIMKMVFEGGMRITWSKWNHIYDLNLITFFNMSPRKSKIQFIKPCYWFAPEADFTLFYCDGASLENPGAGGLGVVVRNHLCRVMGAISGGLGTATNYIPEVYAVVVAAELVVDWELQKIIIHPDSKTVLNQFACNQIPWFIKVRWYNVVKNLIVIRLAHCFREINFSDDCAAKRGARLLVGEINIYIGRPSWLGRVETLEVVYYRFC; this comes from the coding sequence atGAAGGTGGCCGATTTGCTAAGTAATGGGAATTGGTCTATTCCTCCTGAAGCTCAAAGTATTTTTTCTGCTCTTAATCTCCCTGAAGGTGGAAATGATGAAATAATATGGAATGCATCTCTCTCTGGAGAATTTCTTGTTTCAGCTGCAGTTAATAAAATGAGATTTAAAGAAGGCAATGTTAGATGGTCAAAATACTTATGGAATTCTTATCTTCATCCAAGTATTGCTAGCAATGTATGGAAGCTAATTTATGGGCTTTATATGGATGATGAAAAAATGGTTAGTCATGGTTATGATATGGTATCTCAATGTTGCATTTGTGAAAATGCTGAGCATAACATGCACCATCTGTTCTGGGAATGTGATTTTAGCTCAAACACTTGGAATTGGTTGGTGGGCACCTTTCAGTTTGCAGTTCCTACATCTTTTGAAGACATTTGGAAAAGTGCAATAAATAAAAGTCCATTGGTTCAGCAAGTCTGGATCACAACAGCATGCAGTACAATGAAGGAGTTGTGGTTTcagaaaaatagatttttttttgacaaTATTAAGCCAAACATCTCCTCCTTCAATAATAGAATAATGAAGATGGTTTTTGAAGGTGGCATGAGAataacatggagcaaatggaACCATATTTATGATCTTAATCTAATTACTTTCTTTAATATGAGTCCAAGGAAATCTAAGATTCAGTTTATTAAGCCTTGTTATTGGTTTGCTCCTGAAGCTGACTTTACTCTATTTTACTGTGATGGAGCATCTCTTGAAAATCCAGGTGCAGGTGGTCTGGGAGTTGTGGTTAGAAATCATCTTTGTCGGGTAATGGGTGCAATTTCTGGTGGTTTAGGCACTGCCACAAATTACATACCAGAAGTATATGCAGTTGTGGTAGCTGCTGAATTAGTTGTTGATTGGGAGCTTCAGAAGATTATCATTCATCCAGACTCAAAAACTGTGCTAAATCAATTTGCCTGTAATCAAATTCCTTGGTTTATAAAGGTCAGATGGTACAATGTAGTTAAAAATCTCATTGTGATCAGATTAGCTCATTGCTTTAGAGAAATCAATTTCTCAGATGATTGTGCAGCTAAAAGAGGAGCAAGACTGTTAGTAGGTGAAATAAATATTTACATTGGAAGACCTTCCTGGTTAGGAAGAGTAGAAACGCTAGAGGTAGTGTATTACAGATTCTGTTAA